In the genome of Carya illinoinensis cultivar Pawnee chromosome 13, C.illinoinensisPawnee_v1, whole genome shotgun sequence, the window gaaaaatgtgagataaaaagttgaatataattttataatattatttttgtttagaaatttataaaagttatatttttttttgtgttttatttataaatttggaaaaattataatgattaaatcagaaatttgaaaatttaaaatcaaaaagtattttatattcaaatgatgtttgaaatgaaaatataaaaaaaatattggagaACAGTTATATTTCCAAACAAATCCTAAATAAATGTAAGTAGTAAgaagaataatataaataatagtcATACACGTTGTCTTTGTCCAACAAATTCTTTAtctttctctcactttttttttttttgggtcccAAATTTGTATTCTTAAAAATAACACAAAGTTAACAATACATTTATCtcattcaaatataattttcttcttacaataaattaataaattttttctaattaatgtATATCTTAACATTATGAAAAGGAAAACATTATATACTACACATTTATCCCGTCGCATggttatcattaaaaaaaaattaatttgcaaATATCGTGCTTCTTGGATCAAGTTTtatggcaattttttttttcatttttgattttttttaatggaaaatcagttatgcaatttattttttattcatacgaaaaaaataaaataaaataatttcattcagTCACTCATTTgcacacttttttttatagTCAAAGTAGCACTTTGCTTTTGCAAATATAGATAAGAATGAACAGTGACGATCATATTAATAAGTCTATGGAAAAGAATATACATGTATCTGCGGCGATAATGGACTGGACCTGACCAGGGAGAACACCCCAACCCCAACTTGCAAAGGTCGTGGGGAGCCCGCAATCGGAACGTTCTatctatataaaagaaaaaatatagttataaacataattatatattaatatgtgtattaatataatataataaattaaaaaataaattttattaaaaataatattaatttaaattttaaatatgaaaaaattatattaattgcgCGActgtaattttttataacaaaactcatctATAAATACAAAGCATACCTCGACTGTacaactctctctttctctgtgtCTTTTTGCTTCCCGCATACACAGAGCCTGATCAGGCTCCTCCCCcatcctctcttctctctttctgGAGCCTCGTCTCTCTCATGTCTTCCCAAGCAAGCCTCCTCCTTCAAAAGCAGCTCAAAGGCATATATACATCTCAataatccccccccccccccccaaatctCTCTTTGCGTGtcagaaaatttaaatttaggtttgtttttggttttgtggGGTTAGCTATGAGTGGTTGTGTGATTGATCTTTTTTCGTGGTGCAGATCTTTGCAAGAATCCCGTAGATGGGTTCTCCGCCGGCCTGGTCGATGAGAACAATATCTTTGAATGGAGTGTAACCATTATTGGACCTCCAGATACTCTTTAGTAAgtcatttaaattgttttataagCATAAATTTCGTGTCTTTCTTTTCATGGGATCACTGATTGGGTTTTGAGGTTGAGCTATAATGAGTGAGGCGGTAAATTTTGGCTCTAGGATTGGATCGAGGCCTGGGATTGTTGTTTCGTGGAGACTTTACCTATAAGTAGTTATTGGGGTTTGAAATTTGATAATTAATTGGGTCTTTGGTGATTGTGGATTCTTTGATTTGACGTGTTTTCATATGGTTATAGGCCACTGAGGCCAgttgataacttgacatggggtatccatttatcaattattgggaaaagaaattttagaagGAAGCTTAAGCAACTCTTAGCTTGTTCCTAGGCTACGAGTTTCTGTTTAATTTTGTTTCTGATAATTCCTAATCGGCTAGTTTGGGTTTGGAATTGTTGAAAGTTTCATATTTTAAAGTTAACCTTTTGTTACACACGGGTTTGTTTAAAAAGATGAGggcaaagagagagaaaaagaatttCTCATAGAAGCCAAAGAGTCTTACTTTTTTCAGttataatagtagatatttttcttctatttgtCCCACGGCTTCTAAGTCCGGGGATGTATCGCTGCTGTTTTTGGTTGTTTAGTTGGTTACTTTGATAGCTTGCATAAGCCAATAACATTGGTTAAGGGTTTGGTTGTTTGAATGTTGCTTTTGAAATATCTACCGAATGGTCCCAAAAACATAGATATCTACCAAATGTTTGCTATATGGTTGAGTGAATTTTTGTTCATATTGTGATTATCGTGCGCTCTATAATTGCAGTGAGGGCGGTTTTTTCAATGCCATTATGACCTTTCCATCCAACTACCCAAACAGCCCTCCGACAGTGAAGTTTGCTTCAGAGATATGGCATCCTAATGGTTGGTTACTTAATGAAGTATAATATGtttggtctttttttattttgctagTGGCATGCTTCCTAATACTGATGTTTTGGTTttcaccttaaaaaaaaaaaaatactgatgttggttttaaaacctttttttttttaaaaaaagaaactgaTTTTGGTTGCTGCATCGATTGCAGTTTATCCTGATGGCCGTGTTTGTATATCAATCCTACATCCTCCTGGTGAGGACCCGAATGGCTATGAGCTTGCAAGTGAACGCTGGACACCGGTTCATACGGTATGTCATAAACACTTCAAACTAGTCTTCTCTTGCTTCCTTTTTATAAAGTAGGTAAATCTGAGCTTGGAAGTCTTTGCTTTCCAAGTTCTGGTTCAAGGAAGGTTGTGCTATGTTCATATTCTAAAGCAGTTGTTGAACTGTAGAttaaattgcaaaatgttttataatatttctttgtAAGTGcaaaatactattaaatatgATTGTGAGCATAGATGAGTGTGTGAATATACTAATGGCAGGTTGGTTTGGATACACtgaagtataaaaataaaacttgtgaTGGTTCAAtaaactaataaattaatagtgGTTCAATGAACTAAAATCTCTATTATAACTTACAAGAACTAGGGACTGTGAAATAATTATTGTATTAAGCTTTAGTAGATTGCGTGTATACATATTATGTACTTGACA includes:
- the LOC122291932 gene encoding ubiquitin-conjugating enzyme E2 7-like; translated protein: MSSQASLLLQKQLKDLCKNPVDGFSAGLVDENNIFEWSVTIIGPPDTLYEGGFFNAIMTFPSNYPNSPPTVKFASEIWHPNVYPDGRVCISILHPPGEDPNGYELASERWTPVHTVESIVLSIISMLSSPNDESPANVEAAKEWRDRRDDFKKKVSRCVRKSQEML